A genomic stretch from Setaria viridis chromosome 1, Setaria_viridis_v4.0, whole genome shotgun sequence includes:
- the LOC117837115 gene encoding plasmodesmata-located protein 7: MATRVAAATLLPVVLSLLLLPRTDSSSDDYSAFVYAGCSQGRYAASTQYASGVDSVLTSVANSAPYAPYANFTAPSDSSLVGLYQCRSDLPASVCTGCVRSAISRLSSLCSWSAGGAVQLRACFVRYGNDSFLGKQDTAVLFKKCGGTPGDAGGVAMRDSALGALVAAAAPEGGGYRAGGSGAVQAMSQCVGDLDAKACSDCVSAATRQLKAGCGYATAGEVYLGKCYARFWANGSGGFSSSAGRHGFGLVHAIATGFFASLVYVSLVI; this comes from the coding sequence ATGGCCACGCGCGTCGCCGCAGCAACGCTCCTCCCCGTCGtcctctcgctgctgctccTGCCGCGCACGGACAGCAGCTCCGACGACTACTCGGCGTTCGTGTACGCCGGGTGCTCGCAGGGGCGCTACGCCGCCTCCACCCAGTACGCCTCGGGTGTGGACTCCGTGCTCACCTCGGTCGCCAACAGCGCGCCCTACGCCCCCTACGCCAACTTCACCGCCCCATCCGACTCCTCCCTCGTCGGCCTCTACCAGTGCCGCTCCGACCTCCCGGCCTCCGTCTGCACCGGCTGCGTCCGCTCCGCCATCTCCAGGCTCTCCTCCCTCTGCTCCTggtccgccggcggcgccgtgcaGCTGCGCGCCTGCTTCGTCCGCTACGGGAACGACTCGTTCCTGGGGAAGCAGGACACGGCCGTGCTGTTCAAGAAGTGCGGCGGCACGCCGGGGGACGCCGGCGGGGTGGCCATGCGGGACTCGGCGCTCGGCGCGctcgtggccgcggcggcgccggagggcgGAGGGTACCGCGCCGGGGGATCGGGCGCCGTGCAGGCCATGTCGCAGTGCGTGGGGGACCTCGACGCCAAGGCGTGCTCCGACTGCGTCTCGGCCGCGACCAGGCAGCTCAAGGCCGGGTGCGGCTACGCCACGGCCGGCGAGGTATACCTCGGCAAGTGCTACGCGCGCTTCTGGGCCAACGGCAGCGGAGGCTTCAGCAGCAGCGCCGGCCGGCATGGATTTGGTCTAGTCCACGCGATCGCCACCGGTTTCTTCGCTTCTTTGGTTTATGTCTCACTAGTCATATAG
- the LOC117837123 gene encoding probable peroxygenase 5, giving the protein MGGAPRRPAAMAAVPSSLLLFAVLFVGRAAAYGDGATALHRHAAFFDRDGDGVVTLSETYGAFRALGFGFGLSSVSAAFINGALGSKCRPENATSSKLDIYIEDIQNGKHGSDTGSYDTEGRFIPEKFEEIFAKHAKTVPDALTSDEIDQLLQANRQPGDYAGWAGAEAEWKILYSLGKDKDGLLHKDVARSVYDGSLFHRLAPNWNSPDKEKLRREN; this is encoded by the exons ATGGGCGGCGCTCCGCGACgaccggcggcgatggcggccgtGCCTTCTTCGCTGCTCCTGTTCGCCGTGCTCTTCG tgggccgggcggcggcgtacgGAGACGGCGCGACGGCGCTGCACAGGCACGCGGCGTTCTTcgaccgcgacggcgacggcgtcgtcACCTTATCGGAGACGTACGGCG CGTTCCGGGCTCTCGGATTTGGATTTGGCCTGTCCAGCGTCAGCGCGGCCTTCATCAATGGCGCCCTCGGCAGCAAGTGCAGACCT GAAAATGCAACGTCGTCGAAGTTGGACATCTACATCGAGGACATCCAGAACGGGAAGCATGGAAGTGACACAGGCTCATATGACACTGAAGGGAG GTTCATTCCGGAGAAGTTCGAAGAGATATTCGCCAAGCACGCCAAGACCGTCCCAGACGCCCTGACATCGGACGAGATCGACCAGCTGCTCCAAGCGAACAGACAGCCCGGGGACTACGCCGGATG gGCTGGAGCAGAAGCGGAGTGGAAGATCCTGTACAGCCTCGGCAAGGACAAGGACGGCCTGCTCCACAAGGACGTCGCGCGGAGCGTCTACGACGGGAGCCTCTTCCACAGGCTCGCACCCAACTGGAATTCTCCCGACAAGGAGAAACTGAGACGTGAGAACTGA